The Acidimicrobiales bacterium genome contains the following window.
CTCGCCCGGCATCTCGTAGAGCACGACGGTGCCGTCGTAGGCGTCGACCACGGCCTTGACCGAGTTGCGCACGTAGTTGAACGCACCGTTGAGGCCGGACTGGGCGTCGAGTTGCTCGGTGTCGGCCGCCTCGGCGTAGGGGTACATGGCGCTCGTGGTGTATCCATCGAGCACGTAGTAGATCCGCCCGTCGAGGATCACCGGGTACGGGTCGGCGTCGTAGCGGAGGAACGGTGCCAGCGTCTCCACCCGCTGGCGGACGTCGCGCAGGAAGATCAGCCGCGAGTTGTCCTCGACGAAGTCGGAGATCAGGGGGTCGATGTCGCCGAAGCGGAGGGCGAACGCCGCCTGGCGCACGAAGGAGTTGAGCTCGACGCCGCCCTCGCCGTCGTACTCGAAGGGGACGGTCTGATCGTCGTCGCCGACGTAGTCGACCTCTTGACGGTTGGTGCCGACGATGGCGTAGCCGGTCTGGTCCTCGCCGATGTAGAGCTGCGGCTGGTCGACGGGCAGGTTCTCGGGCGACGTGACCGGCACCCCGGACACCACGAAGTCCGGCTGACCAGCGGAGTTCACGGCGTTGGCCGGGGCCATGGCCGCCCCGTAACCGTGGGTGAAGGCGAGCGTCTTGCCCTCCCAGGACTGCTGGGGCACGCCCGCCTCGTTGAGCTCACGGGCCCCGATGACCACCTGGGTGGTCTGCCCGTCGAGCTCGTAGCGGTCGACGTCGAGGTCGTTGAAGCGGTAGAAGCCCCGGTCGGCCTGGAGACGCTCGTAGGTGTCGGCCACGATGGCCGGGTCGAGCAACCGGATGTTGCGGACGGTCTCGGCGTTGTCGATGAGGTCCGACGCGCTGAGGTCCTCGTCGTACTCGAAGGTCTGGGTCTCGACCTCGGCCAGGTTCATCGCGGCCCGGGTGGCCTCGATGTTGTCCCGGATGTACGGGCGCTCCTTCGTGGACTCCGCCGGCTGCACCTGGAAGCGCTGGATGAAGGTGGGGTAGATCCCACCGGCCACGATGGCCACGAAGGCCCACAGGCCGACCGCCAGCACGGGCAGCACCCAGCCGCGCCGCCAGATGTTGGCGATGAACAAGAAGAACGACAGCAGGGCGATCAGTAGCAGCAGGTAGATGGCGGGCAGCTGCGCGTTGACGTCGGTGTAGGTGGCGCCCTCGACCACCCCACGGGTGGACGTGGTGAGCTCGTAGCGCTGGAGCCAGTAGTCGGCGGCCTTGATGAGGGCGAGGATGCCGAGCAGCACCGACAGGTGCGCCTTCACCTGCGGGGTGACCCGCTGGAGCGGGGCCTGCACCCGGATGCCGCCGTTCAGGTAGTGGGCCACCGCGGTGACGATGAAGATGATGATGAACGCGGCGAACAGCCAGTTGACCACGAAGCTGAGGAAGGGCAACTGGAAGACGTAGAAGCCGATGTCGGTGTCGAAGAGCGGGTCGGTGACCCCGAAGTCCACGCGGTGGGTGAACAGGATCCACGAGTTCCACTGGCTCGACACGCCGGAGCCGGCGATGACCGCGAAGAGCAGCGCGACCCCCACCCGGACGGCCCCGGAGCGCCGGCCCACGGCCTGGTGATAGCGCTCGAGGAGCTCCTCCTCGGGGCCGGCGGGCCGGAACTTGGGCGCCAGTCGGTCGGCGATGATGAGGTTGACCAGCAACAGGACGAAGAAGACGCCGGTGAAGATCAGCCCGAGGGCGATCCTGGCCCCGAGCACCCCGCTCCACACCTTCTGGAGCCCCAGCGAGTCGAAGAAGAGGTAATCGGTGTAGAAGCCGGCGATGCCGCGCAGCGAGGTGGCCAGGAGGAACAGGGCCACCGCGGCGACGACGAGGAGGATGCGGCCCCGACCGGCTCCGGGGCGCCGTTCCCGGCCCCCCGGTCCACGGGGCATGTCGGTGGGCGCTCGCATGACGCCGTGAGCCTATCGGGGGACCTGGGCACCTCTGGGGTCGGCCCCCGGTGGACCTCCGGCCACGAGGGCCGCCACGACGTCGATCGCCGCCTCGATCCCCGCCGCCGAGACGTCGAGGTGGGTGACCGCCCGCACCCGCCGGCCCACGGGCCCCATCCGCACGCCTTCGGCCTCGATGGCGGCGAGGAAGGCACCCAGCGACCACCCGTCGGGCGGGTCGAAGTACAACATGTTCGTCTCGGGCGCCTCGACGCCGATGCCCGCCGCCCGGAGGCCCGTGGCCAGGCGAGCGGCGTTGGCGTGGTCGTCGGCCAGACGGTCGACGTGGTGGTCGAGGGCGTGCAGGCACCCCGCCGCCGCGATCCCGGCCTGGCGCATGGCGGCCCCGAACATGTGCTTGAAGCGCCGGGCCCGGGCCATGACCTCGGCCGGGCCGGCGATCACCGCGCCGATGGGGGCGCCGAGGCCCTTGGTGAAGTCGATCCAGACGGTGTCCACGAGACCGCCCCACACGTCCGCGGCCACTCCGCTGGCGACGACCGCGTTCAGCAGCCGGGCGCCGTCGACGTGCACGGCGGCTCCCCGCTCGTGGGCGAGCTCCGCCACGTCCCGATAGCGGTCGAGGGGCCAGATGGCGCCGCCGGCCATGTTGTGGGTCTGCTCGAGGGCAACCAGCGTGGTGGCGGGGATGTGCACGGTGCCGGCGACGAGGACCTCGTCGAGCTGCGCCGCGGTGAACGTGCCCCGGTCGCCCGGCAGCTGCTCGAGCAGCACACCGCTCATGACCGCCGGGCCGCCCGTCTCGTAGCGCAGCAGGTGGGCGTCGCGCTCGATCACGACGACGTCGCCGGGCTGGGTCTGCGCCGCGACCGCCAGCCGGTTGCACATCGTGCCGGTGACGGCGAACAGCGCGTCCTCCTGACCGAGCAGCTCGGCCACCCGCCGTTGCAGCTC
Protein-coding sequences here:
- a CDS encoding UPF0182 family protein, giving the protein MRAPTDMPRGPGGRERRPGAGRGRILLVVAAVALFLLATSLRGIAGFYTDYLFFDSLGLQKVWSGVLGARIALGLIFTGVFFVLLLVNLIIADRLAPKFRPAGPEEELLERYHQAVGRRSGAVRVGVALLFAVIAGSGVSSQWNSWILFTHRVDFGVTDPLFDTDIGFYVFQLPFLSFVVNWLFAAFIIIFIVTAVAHYLNGGIRVQAPLQRVTPQVKAHLSVLLGILALIKAADYWLQRYELTTSTRGVVEGATYTDVNAQLPAIYLLLLIALLSFFLFIANIWRRGWVLPVLAVGLWAFVAIVAGGIYPTFIQRFQVQPAESTKERPYIRDNIEATRAAMNLAEVETQTFEYDEDLSASDLIDNAETVRNIRLLDPAIVADTYERLQADRGFYRFNDLDVDRYELDGQTTQVVIGARELNEAGVPQQSWEGKTLAFTHGYGAAMAPANAVNSAGQPDFVVSGVPVTSPENLPVDQPQLYIGEDQTGYAIVGTNRQEVDYVGDDDQTVPFEYDGEGGVELNSFVRQAAFALRFGDIDPLISDFVEDNSRLIFLRDVRQRVETLAPFLRYDADPYPVILDGRIYYVLDGYTTSAMYPYAEAADTEQLDAQSGLNGAFNYVRNSVKAVVDAYDGTVVLYEMPGEDPIVEAYREAFPELFADFEDMPEGLEEHLRYPEDLFRVQTNMWAQYHIGDAQDFYEQTDGWEVAQDPGTDVTGAAQTETRNEQGQVISTRERRIDPYYLQMRLPDRENEEFLILRSFVPVSDNDERKQLTSFMVGLSDPEDYGQLRVYEMPNLEVDGPAIVNANMLQSEEISQRISLLNQQGSSVKLGSLLLIPIEESLLYVRPLYVVAQGDTPVPQLKNVIVAFGDQVEMRSTLKGALEAIFGEAPDTLEETPGGDDVEDPGGEDLEAPTGTAEEQIAALLLQAEDLFGEADQALADGDLGTYQTKVDEARDLVQQAIDLGAGDLSGEDTTTTTTTPPDGSA
- a CDS encoding aminotransferase class I/II-fold pyridoxal phosphate-dependent enzyme — protein: MIDLSSDTATRPTPAMRQAIAGAEVGDEQRGEDPTVNELQRRVAELLGQEDALFAVTGTMCNRLAVAAQTQPGDVVVIERDAHLLRYETGGPAVMSGVLLEQLPGDRGTFTAAQLDEVLVAGTVHIPATTLVALEQTHNMAGGAIWPLDRYRDVAELAHERGAAVHVDGARLLNAVVASGVAADVWGGLVDTVWIDFTKGLGAPIGAVIAGPAEVMARARRFKHMFGAAMRQAGIAAAGCLHALDHHVDRLADDHANAARLATGLRAAGIGVEAPETNMLYFDPPDGWSLGAFLAAIEAEGVRMGPVGRRVRAVTHLDVSAAGIEAAIDVVAALVAGGPPGADPRGAQVPR